AAGAGAGACGGGGCTGTGGAACCAGATGCCAACCTCGCTCTCCCTGTGCAGTTCTCCAAGGAGAAGTACATTCTCGACTCCTCACCAGAGAAACTGCACAAGGAGCTGGAAGAGGAGCTGAAGCTCAGCAGCACGGACCTCCGCAGCCATGCCTGGTACCACGGACGCATCCCTCGTGAGGTGAGCAGGCCCCGGGCAGGGATCTCAGCCCTGCATCCTTCCGCCTATGCCTTGGCTAACCCCAATCCGGGCTCCAACCCCCAAACAGTCTCTGGCCTGTTCATTGGCAAGGCTAAGGTTCAGCCTTGAACCTTACCATTTACTGTGTCACCTTGAGGGAGTCACCTTGCCTCTCCAGGCTCCAGCCTCCTCATCTGTAGAATGGAGAGATAGCTCCTCAAAAGGTGGTCATGTTCCACATAGAGAGACCCACAGGGGACTGTTGTGAAGGTGAGACGAGCCAAGGCAGATAGGGTAGGGGTGTCTGGTGCCGGTGAATGCAAGCATGAGGGGGTTGTTCTTACTGTGTTTTGTTATTCCTGGTTTATAGATCAGCCTCCTGTAGGTTTGGCCCGAGAATATCCATTTTTGGGCCACTCAGTTTTGGCCAAGTTTGAGTATCTGGCCTGGGGTGACTTTATGAGTCACAGACCTGAACCGATGGGTCACCTGGCCCTTTGCCCCAGCACAGGGGGTCCAGGATGTAAAGAAGATGAGGTGGCAGCTTCCTTAGAGGATGCTAGCCCAGAAGGGCACCGAGTATCAAGCCTTTCACAAAAGTGTAAGAATAGAGTGCGGCATAGATGGTGCTATAGGCGGAGAGAACATCTGGAGGGAGCAGACACCCAGAGCTGTGCTGGGGCCTAGATGGCTACAGGGGAgtgcctggaacttactttgccTTGTAGGAACCCTGGGAAGGGCTGGATCTGAGACCTAGATCATTGATCACAGTGACTTCAGCATTTCCTACATCCCTGCATCCAATCCCAAGTGCCACCTTGGGCCATTCCCGGGCCTCTGTGTCCCTGACCTCAGCTGAGGCTCTGGTCCTAAGCATCAGATGTCCGATGTCTATTAACCAGATCCTCTCTGCTCTAGGTGCTGTCTTGGTGTCCCAAATTCAAAGTCACCATGTTCCCTGACCTTTTCTTCTTTAGCCACCACGCCTaatttctctgttccttctgtAGGTCTCTGAGACTCTGGTGCAGCGGAACGGCGACTTCCTCATCCGAGACTCTCTCACCAGCCTGGGGGACTATGTGCTCACGTGCCGCTGGCACAATCAGGCCTTGCACTTCAAGATCAACAAGGTAGTGGTGAAGGCCGGCGAGAGCTACACCCACATCCGGTACCTCTTTGAGCAGGAGAGCTTCGACCACGTGCCTGCCCTGGTGCGCTACCACGTGGGTAGTCGTAAGGCCGTGTCTGAACAGAGCGGGGCCATCATCTACTGCCCCGTCAACCGCACCTTCCCACTGCGCTACCTCGAGGCCAGCTATGGTCTGAGCCAGGGCAACAGCAAGGCTGCCAGTCCAGCCAGCCCCTCAGGCTCCAAGGGCAGCCACATGAAGAGACGAAGCATTACCATGACTGACGGGCTTACCACTGACAAAGTCACCCGAGGCGATGGCTGCCCGAACAGGTCAGCCAGGTCCCTACTCCCCTCTGGCTTGTTAATGAAAATGCTGGTATGAAAGGGAGTCCCAGCAGAGAGGAGGCTCTCGAGGCTCTGTGGGGAGGCTTGGGAGGTCGAACTTTGGTGTGGAGGGGGGAACACAGGTTTGCACTGGGTGAGGGCAGCAGTGAGAGAGGGCTGTCAACACAGAGAGTAGGGTCCGTGGTCTGATTTACAGAAACCATCAGGATAAACTGGGTTCTGGCCTGTGTGTCTTGTCACATCATTTTCCTAGGgataggagagacagagaggacccTGAGCAACCCCAGCTTAGCCAGGTATCCCCaagttgtgtctctgtgtcttccgatcctggaagaagaaaattctgggtagagatggagagggagaacagGTAAATTGAGGGAGGGAGGTGACTAGAAGATAGGCAAGTGGAAGAGATACGGCTGTGCCCCCTGAGGGTCAGGATCCACTGGGAGGATGTCTGAGAGTCAGAACCTGCTGTGGATCAgccaaggtcaaggccagctgcGGAGGAGGACTGGAGGGGTCATATCTATCCCACCTTAGCCTAGCTCTGCCTTCTCCAGCTTTTACATTCGTCCATAGAGAGACTGAACCTGACCAGCATACCTTTTTAGCATCCGAAGTTTAGGGGGCGGGAAGTGGGATCGTACAGCGAATCAAGTCCCCTGATTTCTGACCTCTGGGCTCATGGAATCCCTGTCCACAGCACCTCACTACCCCATCCTCGAGACTCCATCCGAAACTGTACCCTCAGCATGGACCAGATCCCAGATCTCCGCTCACCCCTGTCTCCCATCTCCGAGAGCCCCAGCTCTCCTGCCTATAGCACTGGTAAGTTAGCAGGGGGTAGTCTGTAATGCTGTTGTCTTGGGTGGGGGACATCGGTTACCTGACTGTTTCTGCCTCTGGGCTGGGAGCAGTGTCCCCAGGAATGTGCTAGAAAAGCTGGTGGCAGAAGCGCTGGTGTTGACACACAAGCAACGTGCGGTGGATAGCAGTCCCATGGGTGCTGGGCCATGGGCACAGAATGGGTTCTCAGTGAGAGTGGTAGGGTAAAATCTGCTGGGGGTGCAGCTTGTCACGGGGCCAGGCCTTGGGGCTGTGATGTGCACAGTGCTTGATCCCAGCAGACGAAGTTCCCACTACAGCTGCCTCACCAAGGATGTTGGTAACAAGTGCATCATTCCTACCTGGGTCCTGCTTTGAGCTTAGACCAGGCTAGTTCATGAgcttagaccaggctagctcagGCTAGTGGGCTttgatgctctttttttttaaaaaaaaactagtttttaGAGCAGTTTAAGATTTCTGACAACATTGAAATCATGGGATCCTGTgcttataaatacaaataaagtaaaaatatgtcCCCAGtttatttctcaaaacaaacctCAGACTGTTAAGCAAAATGTCTTGCCCCGCAAGGTGGTCAGAGCATTGAGAGGGGTGGCCTCCTGGATGCCTCTAGAGTGTCACTATGTGCCCCCAGAAGTCTTCCCCGAAGACCAGCCTTGCTGTCGCATACACTTGCTTTCAAAACGGTAGGGCCatgtgaaaacatttatttacttatctgttttcttttttagacaaagactcactgtgtagccttggccggcctggagctcactatgcagACTATGCAGACTATGTAGACTATGTATGTAGACTATGCAGACTATGCAGACTATGTAGACTATGTAGACTATGTAGACTATGTAGACTATGTAGTATGTAGACTATGTAGACTATGCAGACTATGCAGACTATGCAAACTATGTANNNNNNNNNNNNNNNNNNNNNNNNNNNNNNNNNNNNNNNNNNNNNNNNNNNNNNNNNNNNNNNNNNNNNNNNNNNNNNNNNNNNNNNNNNNNNNNNNNNNNNNNNNNNNNNNNNNNNNNNNNNNNNNNNNNNNNNNNNNNNNNNNNNNNNNNNNNNNNNNNNNNNNNNNNNNNNNNNNNNNNNNNNNNNNNNNNNNNNNNNNNNNNNNNNNNNNNNNNNNNNNNNNNNNNNNNNNNNNNNNNNNNNNNNNNNNNNNNNNNNNNNNNNNNNNNNNNNNNNNNNNNNNNNNNNNNNNNNNNNNNNNNNNNNNNNNNNNNNNNNNNNNNNNNNNNNNNNNNNNNNNNNNNNNNNNNNNNNNNNNNNNNNNNNNNNNNNNNNNNNNNNNNNNNNNNNNNNNNNNNNNNNNNNNNNNNNNNNNNNNNNNNNNNNNNNNNNNNNNNNNNNNNNNNNNNNNNNNNNNNNNNNNNNNNNNNNNNNNNNNNNNNNNNNNNNNNNNNNNNNNNNNNNNNNNNNNNNNNNNNNNNNNNNNNNNNNNNNNNNNNNNNNNNNNNNNNNNNNNNNNNNNNNNNNNNNNNNNNNNNNNNNNNNNNNNNNNNNNNNNNNNNNNNNNNNNNNNNNNNNNNNNNNNNNNNNNNNNNNNNNNNNNNNNNNNNNNNNNNNNNNNNNNNNNNNNNNNNNNNNNNNNNNNNNNNNNNNNNNNNNNNNNNNNNNNNNNNNNNNNNNNNNNNNNNNNNNNNNNNNNNNNNNNNNNNNNNNNNNNNNNNNNNNNNNNNNNNNNNNNNNNNNNNNNNNNNNNNNNNNNNNNNNNNNNNNNNNNNNNNNNNNNNNNNNNNNNNNNNNNNNNNNNNNNNNNNNNNNNNNNNNNNNNNNNNNNNNNNNNNNNNNNNNNNNNNNNNNNNNNNNNNNNNNNNNNNNNNNNNNNNNNNNNNNNNNNNNNACTATGTAGTATGTAGACTATGCAGACTATGTAGTATGCAGACTATGCAGACTATGtagactcagagctctgcctgccactATCTCCTAAGGGCTGGAATTAAACATgtctccaccacacccagcttatgcgtttgtttgtttgtttgtttgttttttaagtttttaatggAACAATTTTCAGCAGTGAGGTGTAATCAGCTAGGAGGTGACGGCTTCAGTCCTAGCCCTACCAGGTTGAGTGACTTCGGCAAGTCTCTAAGCTCTGAGCCTCCACTTTCTCAGCTCAAGACTGAGGGCCATAAAAGTCCTTACTGCCACAGGATGGGACAATTtgggtattgtttgtttgtttttgagacaaggtctcactaagtagctctgactggcctggaatgtgttatgtagatcaggctagcctcgaatctACAGAGACCTGGTCatccctgcctcctgagcgctaggCTGCAGGTGTGCGCCACCCCACTGGCTTTGCTGTTTCTCTTCTGAGTTCTTTTACATCcctttatgtatttgtgtatggggTATGGGAGGACACGAAGGTCAAATGATAACTTCCCTGAGTACTGGCTCTCTTTCCACAGTGTGGTTCCAGGGATCTAATTTGGGTTGTTAGActtggtggtgaatgcctttatccattgagccatctagcacctccctccccacccccttttggagacagggtctctctaagtACCTGGTGCTGGTTTGGAACTCAGATAGCTCTGAAGGTCTCCACCTCAAggccatccttctgtctcagcctctccctTGCTATGATGATagctgtgtgcctctgtgtctgaCTCCgcctcctctcattgatggcttTACTGTTGACAGTAACTCTCCTGCACTTCACCAGCCCTgggcacccacccacccacccacccaccactaaGTATATCATTACTGCTAATTCACTTGGTGTCAGCTTCACCAGGCGTAATACTTCAGCAGAGCTTAGCTTCCCTGGACCACCTCTGTGGCTTCTGACAGTCTAGTCTCTTAGGGCAGCGGCTCCACTGATAAGGGAAGctgtatcatatcatatcatatcatatcatatcataccaTCATGATAGCTGAGGACCATAGAGCACCTCCCTCTACATTCTGGGATGTGGGACATTGCTCTATACACAAGATGCAGACTATTCTttgaggggacagggaagggaggccccatttttaaaaaagatttatttattatatatacagtatactgtctgcatgtctgcctttaggagagaagagggcaccagatctcattatagatggttgtgagccaccacgtgctcactgggaattgacctcaggacctcaggaagagcagccagtgctcttcaccactgctGCATCCCTCCAGCCTGGGAGGCCCCATTTTTAAGGGTAGCGGAAATAactagtcttctctctctcctttctgtagTAACCCGAGTCCACGCTCCTTCTGCCACCCCCTCTGCTTCAGCACAACCTGCCTCTCCAGTTGCCCGCCGCTCCAGTGAACCTCAGCTATGTCCTGGAAATACTCCAAAGCCTCCTGGGGAGTCAGACAAGGGTCCTCACACCAGCCCGTCCCACACCCTCTGCAAAgcctcaccatcaccatcactcaGCAGCTACAGTGACCCGGACTCTGGCCACTACTGTCAGCTTCAGCCTCCGGTCCGTGGCAGCCGAGAGCAGGCCGCAGGAGAGACCCCCCGGAAGGCTAGGGGCTCCGGAGAGAGGCAAAAGGAACTGTTAGAAAATGGAGTCCCTGATGGGGAGTGGGGCAAAACCTTCACAGTCCCTGTAGTGGAAGCCACCTCTTCTTTCAACCTGGCTACCTTCCAGTCCCAGCTGATCCCCAAGGAGAACCGGCCTCTTGAGGTGGCCCTTCTGCGCAAGGTCAAGGAGCTGCTATCAGGGGTGGATGCCCGGACACTGGCCCGGCATGTCACCAAGGTTGACTGCCTGGTAAGTATTAGGAATGCTCACGGTGGGGGCGGGGGGCAATACCTTTATCGGCTGGCTTTGGTCCTAAATCCCCTAAGTACAGTGGAGCCAGTAGCCTGGGTTTTGACATCCCAGGTGTCTTTCTTGGTTCTGGGACTCTGGATTAGTCATCTGGCATGTCAGTCTCCACTTTCTTAGTTtagattgttttgctttgttttttttttttttttaaagatttatttatttatttatttatttattatatgtaagtacactgtagctgtcctcaagacactccagaagagggagtcagatcttgttacagatggttgtgagccaccatgtggttgctgggatttgaactccagaccttcggaagagcagttgggtgctcttacccactgagccatctcaccagcccctgctttgttttattagggtctcactatgtagccttggctgggtTGGAACTAACtgtgtagacgaggctggccttgaactcacagagatctgcctgcctctgcctcccaagtgctgggattaaaggaatgtaccaccacCCCTTGCCgccgcctcctcttcctcctcctcctcctcctcttcttcctcttccttctcatttcactttttatgtgcattggtgttttgccagtATGTGTGtcagtactggagttacaggcattgtgagccaccatatgggtgctgagaatcgaaccctagtcc
The DNA window shown above is from Mus pahari chromosome 3, PAHARI_EIJ_v1.1, whole genome shotgun sequence and carries:
- the Sh2d3c gene encoding SH2 domain-containing protein 3C isoform X2, which encodes MTAVGRRCSAPRPRRTAAELEAAGDYVKFSKEKYILDSSPEKLHKELEEELKLSSTDLRSHAWYHGRIPREVSETLVQRNGDFLIRDSLTSLGDYVLTCRWHNQALHFKINKVVVKAGESYTHIRYLFEQESFDHVPALVRYHVGSRKAVSEQSGAIIYCPVNRTFPLRYLEASYGLSQGNSKAASPASPSGSKGSHMKRRSITMTDGLTTDKVTRGDGCPNSTSLPHPRDSIRNCTLSMDQIPDLRSPLSPISESPSSPAYSTVTRVHAPSATPSASAQPASPVARRSSEPQLCPGNTPKPPGESDKGPHTSPSHTLCKASPSPSLSSYSDPDSGHYCQLQPPVRGSREQAAGETPRKARGSGERQKELLENGVPDGEWGKTFTVPVVEATSSFNLATFQSQLIPKENRPLEVALLRKVKELLSGVDARTLARHVTKVDCLVARILGVTKEMQTLMGVRWGMELLTLPHGRQLRLDLLERFHTMSIMLAVDILGCTGSVEERAALLHKTIQLAAELRGTMGNMFSFAAVMGALEMAQISRLEQTWMTLRQRHTEGAILYEKKLKPFLKSLNEGKEGPPLSNTTIPHVLPFITLLECDSAPAEGPEPWGSTEHGVEVVLAHLEAARTVAHHGGLYHTNAEAKLQGFQARPELLEVFSTEFQMRLLWGSQGANSSQAWRYEKFDKVLTALSHKLEPVIRSSEL
- the Sh2d3c gene encoding SH2 domain-containing protein 3C isoform X3, which produces MTERCSLWSALSAAACCFYRGSLVQVQFSKEKYILDSSPEKLHKELEEELKLSSTDLRSHAWYHGRIPREVSETLVQRNGDFLIRDSLTSLGDYVLTCRWHNQALHFKINKVVVKAGESYTHIRYLFEQESFDHVPALVRYHVGSRKAVSEQSGAIIYCPVNRTFPLRYLEASYGLSQGNSKAASPASPSGSKGSHMKRRSITMTDGLTTDKVTRGDGCPNSTSLPHPRDSIRNCTLSMDQIPDLRSPLSPISESPSSPAYSTVTRVHAPSATPSASAQPASPVARRSSEPQLCPGNTPKPPGESDKGPHTSPSHTLCKASPSPSLSSYSDPDSGHYCQLQPPVRGSREQAAGETPRKARGSGERQKELLENGVPDGEWGKTFTVPVVEATSSFNLATFQSQLIPKENRPLEVALLRKVKELLSGVDARTLARHVTKVDCLVARILGVTKEMQTLMGVRWGMELLTLPHGRQLRLDLLERFHTMSIMLAVDILGCTGSVEERAALLHKTIQLAAELRGTMGNMFSFAAVMGALEMAQISRLEQTWMTLRQRHTEGAILYEKKLKPFLKSLNEGKEGPPLSNTTIPHVLPFITLLECDSAPAEGPEPWGSTEHGVEVVLAHLEAARTVAHHGGLYHTNAEAKLQGFQARPELLEVFSTEFQMRLLWGSQGANSSQAWRYEKFDKVLTALSHKLEPVIRSSEL